From one Peredibacter starrii genomic stretch:
- the ligA gene encoding NAD-dependent DNA ligase LigA yields the protein MKTARIQELEKLILHHKELYYTGHAEISDEKYDKLESELKSLDPENPVLQLVGFKQAESTAKVEHQRKMLSLDKTYDETDLAKWIGKHEVVSVFKIDGSSCSLIYENGHLVTAKTRGDGQFGENITKKAVFIPDIPKHVGNKGRFEVRGEVYCIEKNFFTLSKEMQDMGLEAPTSQRNIVAGLLGRKENIQLCRHLSFQAFDIIDDEVFSKEHQKLDSLKGLGFITPDYEIHKSGKDLKERIAEAKTFMSSGDYLIDGLVVVYDDLKLHAELGETSHHPRYKIAFKFAGETKVAKINEIEWGVSRNGTLTPVALIEPTELSGAMIGRVTLHNFGMVQNFQLKAGDKIEIIRSGEVIPKFLGVVERSNGEYTHPTNCPSCASKLVIQDIWLQCENDICPAKIKEEILNYIFKANIEDVSDKRLDEMINKGIVAGIPDLYRLKHDDFLLLDKVKDKLATKMFDNIQKTKHQSLAQFISAIGVEGVSIAKSEKIIAQGYNTLEKIQDLTVDKMLQIEGFAEKSSESILASLRKKRPLIDELLSVGVVVKADETSSGEGPLKGLSFCLTGALSQPRPQIEKLIKQNGGIIAGVSKNLSYLVTNDEDSTSSKYVKATSLKVPIIKEDQLMKMLEG from the coding sequence ATGAAGACAGCACGCATCCAAGAGTTGGAAAAACTCATCCTCCATCATAAAGAACTCTATTACACTGGTCACGCCGAAATCTCGGACGAAAAATACGACAAGCTTGAATCAGAACTAAAGTCTCTCGATCCCGAGAATCCAGTTCTGCAGTTGGTTGGCTTCAAACAGGCCGAATCAACTGCCAAGGTAGAGCATCAACGCAAAATGCTCTCACTTGATAAGACCTATGATGAAACCGATCTCGCTAAATGGATCGGTAAACACGAAGTTGTGAGCGTGTTCAAGATTGATGGCTCGAGTTGTTCTTTGATTTATGAAAATGGACATCTCGTTACGGCCAAGACTCGTGGTGATGGTCAGTTTGGTGAAAACATCACCAAGAAAGCCGTCTTCATTCCAGATATTCCTAAGCATGTGGGCAATAAAGGTCGCTTCGAAGTCCGTGGCGAAGTTTACTGTATTGAAAAAAACTTCTTCACGCTCTCCAAAGAAATGCAGGACATGGGACTGGAAGCTCCGACTTCTCAAAGAAATATTGTGGCGGGACTTCTGGGACGAAAAGAAAACATTCAGCTTTGTCGTCACTTAAGTTTTCAGGCGTTCGACATTATCGATGATGAAGTGTTCTCTAAAGAGCATCAAAAACTAGATTCCCTTAAGGGTCTGGGTTTCATTACACCTGACTATGAAATTCATAAAAGCGGAAAGGATCTTAAAGAAAGAATCGCGGAAGCGAAGACCTTCATGTCGAGCGGCGATTATCTGATTGATGGTCTGGTGGTCGTTTATGACGACTTAAAACTTCACGCTGAATTAGGCGAAACCAGTCACCATCCACGTTATAAAATTGCTTTTAAATTCGCAGGGGAAACAAAGGTCGCCAAGATCAATGAAATCGAGTGGGGCGTGTCTCGTAACGGAACCCTGACTCCGGTTGCCTTGATTGAGCCAACGGAACTCTCTGGGGCCATGATTGGCCGAGTGACTCTACACAATTTCGGGATGGTTCAAAACTTCCAGCTAAAAGCAGGAGATAAAATCGAGATCATTCGTTCAGGTGAAGTTATTCCTAAGTTTTTAGGTGTCGTTGAACGTTCAAATGGTGAATACACTCATCCGACAAATTGCCCAAGCTGTGCTTCAAAACTTGTCATTCAAGATATCTGGCTACAATGTGAAAACGATATTTGCCCAGCAAAGATTAAAGAAGAAATTCTAAATTATATCTTTAAGGCCAATATCGAAGACGTATCTGATAAACGTTTGGATGAGATGATCAATAAAGGCATCGTGGCGGGTATTCCGGATCTCTATCGTTTAAAGCATGATGACTTTCTTTTACTCGATAAAGTGAAAGATAAGCTCGCGACTAAGATGTTCGATAATATTCAGAAAACGAAACACCAAAGTCTCGCGCAATTCATTTCTGCGATTGGAGTGGAAGGTGTTTCGATCGCTAAAAGTGAAAAAATAATTGCTCAAGGATACAATACTCTCGAAAAAATTCAGGATCTCACGGTAGATAAGATGCTTCAGATCGAAGGCTTTGCTGAGAAGTCGTCTGAATCCATTCTTGCTTCACTCAGAAAGAAGAGGCCATTAATTGATGAGCTTCTAAGTGTGGGCGTGGTAGTGAAGGCCGATGAAACTTCATCAGGGGAAGGTCCACTTAAAGGTCTTTCTTTTTGTCTTACAGGAGCTTTGAGTCAGCCGCGTCCGCAAATTGAAAAACTCATTAAACAAAATGGAGGAATCATTGCTGGGGTGTCTAAGAACTTAAGTTATCTCGTGACCAATGATGAGGACAGTACTTCAAGTAAGTACGTGAAAGCGACTTCTCTTAAAGTTCCGATCATTAAAGAAGATCAACTCATGAAAATGCTCGAGGGATAG